Proteins encoded together in one Perognathus longimembris pacificus isolate PPM17 chromosome 8, ASM2315922v1, whole genome shotgun sequence window:
- the Tpo gene encoding thyroid peroxidase, whose amino-acid sequence MKALAALAVALAMASTGLFFSLILRGKELPGGKTGMFHATDIVEASKLIVDHAVYSTMARNLKKREVTFPSQLLPFSKMPEPSSRTVSQAAEIMETSIQVMKEEPSWPTDVLSEELLSMIANLSGCLPYMLPPKCPSTCLADKYRLITGACNNRVHPRWGASNTALARWLPPVYEDGLSQPRGWNSGFLYHGTALPPVREVTRLIIQASNEAVTEDDWYSDFLTVWGQYIGHDVALTPQSTSTADFWGGVDCQLTCENQNPCFPIQLSANSWPATDTSCLPFYRSAAACGSGEQGTLLSHLSAASPRQQMNGLTSFLDASTVYGSSEAAEKQLRDWDGAAGRLRVNARHQDAGRALLPFAGAPAACAPRAGEPRAPRAPCFLAGDGRASEVPALAAVHTLWLREHNRLATALGALNAHWSADTVYQEARKVVGALHQLITLRDYVPKILGPEAFQRYVGPYQGYDPTVNPTVSNVFATAAFRFGHATVHPLVRRLDPDFQDDARLPRLKLQDVFFSPWRLIHEGGLDPILRGLLARPAKLQVPDQLMNEVLTERLSVLSSPGTLDLASLNLQRGRDHGLPGYNAWREFCGLPRLETPAELSRAIANSSLVEQLMDLYKHPDNIDVWLGGLVEDVLPRARTGPLFACLIGKQMKALRDGDRLWWENGPVFTDAQRRELEKHSLSRVICDNTGLASVTVDAFHTGEFPRDFKPCKDIPGLDLDAWKENIPQDGGCGLPGKVDDGDSVFCDEAGRQVLVYSCHPGYALRGPEQATCTPQGWDVQPPVCKDVDECADLAHPPCHPSATCKNTKGSFQCVCTDPYVLAQDGRACVDSGRLPRASWVSIALAGILVGGLAGLSWTVICRWTHSDTKATLPVTARDLRASVLPGCGPAPPRTAVRDPEQCRESMEVCFAPPPGSHAPQGPVWVSSGRGGCGGRHGGAGRRTRGRTEWGRTRNLEAPVPLSPTIPGGAPCPCPLLPPVEAPMPLSPTIPGGAPCPCPPLPPIGPMPLSPAAPGPQWAPCPCPPLSPVGPMPLSPTASSGSPCAPVPHYPREGPMPLSPTIPGGAPCPCPPLPPIGPMPLSPAAPGPQWAPRPCPPQPPVGPMPLSPTASSGGPCAPVPHYPRGGPMPLSPAAPNRPHAPVPRCPRPPVGPMPLSPTIPSGPHAPVPHYPQWAPRPCPPLSPVSPMPLSPLSPVGPMPLSPTIPMGPTPLSPTASSGGPRAPVPRCPRPPVGPMPLSPTAPSGGPRAPVPHYPPGGPHALPPAAHRGRAHGGFSPQDPACGSRVLLCE is encoded by the exons gaaagactggaatgttCCATGCCACTGACATTGTGGAAGCAAGCAAGCTCATAGTGGACCATGCCGTCTACAGCACAATGGCAAG AAACCTCAAGAAAAGGGAAGTCACTTTCCCATCTCAGCTGCTGCCTTTTTCCAAGATGCCTGAGCCATCTAGCAGGACTGTTTCCCAAGCAGCTGAGATCATGGAAACTTCCATACAAGTGATGAAAGAAGAACCCTCATGGCCCACAG ATGTTTTATCAGAAGAGCTCCTGAGCATGATTGCCAATCTGTCTGGCTGCCTACCGTACATGCTGCCACCAAAGTGTCCCAGCACCTGCCTGGCAGACAAGTACCGGCTCATCACAGGCGCCTGCAACAACAG GGTCCACCCCAGATGGGGTGCCTCCAACACAGCCCTGGCCCGGTGGCTCCCTCCTGTGTATGAAGATGGGCTCAGTCAGCCccgaggctggaactcaggatttCTGTACCATGGGACGGCCCTGCCCCCG GTACGGGAGGTCACGAGGCTCATTATTCAAGCTTCAAATGAGGCTGTGACAGAAGACGACTGGTATTCAGACTTCCTGACTGTGTGGGGACAGTACATCGGTCACGACGTGGCCCTAACACCGCAGAGCACCAGCACGGCCGACTTCTGGGGAGGAGTGGACTGCCAGCTGACCTGTGAGAACCAGAACCCCTGCTTCCCCATACAG CTGTCCGCCAACTCCTGGCCGGCCACGGACACCTCGTGCCTGCCCTTCTACCGCTCCGCGGCGGCCTGCGGCTCCGGGGAACAGGGCACGCTCCTGAGCCACCTGTCGGCTGCCAGCCCGCGGCAGCAGATGAACGGCCTGACCTCCTTCCTCGATGCTTCCACCGTGTACGGCAGCTCCGAGGCCGCCGAGAAGCAGCTGCGGGATTGGGACGGCGCAGCGGGAAGGCTGCGGGTCAACGCGCGCCACCAGGACGCGGGCCGCGCGCTCCTGCCCTTCGCCGGCGCGCCCGCCGcctgcgcgccccgggccggcGAGCCCCGCGCACCCCGCGCGCCCTGCTTCCTGGCCGGGGATGGGCGCGCCAGCGAGGTCCCCGCCCTGGCGGCCGTGCACACGCTGTGGCTGCGCGAGCACAACCGCCTGGCCACGGCGCTTGGGGCGCTCAACGCGCACTGGAGCGCAGACACCGTCTACCAGGAGGCACGCAAGGTGGTGGGCGCCCTGCACCAG CTCATCACCCTGCGAGACTATGTGCCCAAGATCCTGGGTCCCGAGGCCTTCCAGCGGTATGTGGGCCCCTACCAAGGCTACGACCCCACAGTGAACCCCACAGTGTCCAACGTCTTTGCCACCGCGGCCTTCCGCTTCGGCCACGCCACAGTCCACCCCCTGGTGAGGAGGCTGGACCCGGACTTCCAGGATGATGCCCGGCTCCCCAGACTGAAGCTGCAGGATGTCTTCTTCAGCCCCTGGAGGCTCATCCACGAAG GGGGCCTGGATCCCATCCTGAGAGGCCTCCTGGCCAGACCCGCCAAGCTGCAGGTGCCGGACCAGCTGATGAACGAGGTGCTGACAGAGCGCCTGTCTGTGCTCTCCAGCCCGGGCACCTTGGACCTGGCGTCTCTAAACCTTCAGAGGGGCCGGGACCACGGCCTGCCAG GCTACAATGCATGGAGAGAGTTCTGCGGCCTGCCGCGCCTGGAGACCCCAGCTGAGCTGAGCAGGGCCATCGCCAATAGCAGCCTTGTCGAGCAGTTGATGGACCTGTACAAGCATCCAGACAACATCGATGTCTGGCTGGGCGGCCTGGTGGAAGACGTCCTGCCGAGGGCCAGGACCGGCCCGCTGTTCGCCTGCCTCATCGGGAAGCAGATGAAGGCCTTGAGGGATGGGGACAG GCTTTGGTGGGAAAATGGCCCTGTCTTCACCGACGCTCAGAGGAGGGAGCTGGAGAAGCACTCTCTGTCCCGGGTCATCTGTGACAACACAGGCCTCGCCAGTGTGACTGTGGACGCCTTCCACACTGGAGAATTTCCCCGGGATTTCAAGCCCTGCAAAGACATCCCGGGGCTGGACCTGGATGCCTGGAAGGAGAACATTCCACAAG ATGGTGGGTGTGGCCTCCCGGGCAAGGTGGACGACGGAGACTCTGTGTTCTGTGACGAGGCCGGGCGACAAGTGCTGGTGTATTCCTGTCATCCCGGGTATGCGCTCCGCGGGCCGGAGCAGGCTACCTGCACCCCACAAGGATGGGACGTCCAGCCGCCGGTCTGTAAAG ATGTTGATGAGTGTGCAGACCTGGCACACCCACCCTGCCACCCCTCCGCGACGTGCAAGAATACCAAGGGCAGCTTCCAGTGTGTGTGCACTGACCCCTACGTGCTGGCGCAGGACGGGAGGGCCTGCGTGG ACTCTGGCAGGCTCCCTCGGGCATCCTGGGTCTCCATCGCGCTGGCGGGCATTCTCGTTGGCGGCTTGGCGGGTCTCAGCTGGACGGTGATTTGCAGGTG GACACATTCGGACACCAAGGCCACCCTGCCAGTTACGGCGAGGGATTTGAGAGCGTCCGTCCTGCCGGGGTGTGGGCCGGCTCCGCCCCGGACGGCAGTCCGAGACCCGGAGCAG TGCAGAGAATCCATGGAGGTTTGCTTTGCCCCCCCGCCCGGCTCGCACGCACCTCAGGGGCCGGTGTGGGTTTCCAGCGGCAGGGGAGGCTGTGGCGGCCGGCACGGCGGTGCGGGCCGCAGGACTCGTGGCCGCACCGAGTGGGGGAGGACTAGGAACT TGGAGGCCCCTGTGCCCCTGTCCCCCACTATCCCCGGGGGGGCCCCATGCCCCTGTCCCCTGCTGCCCCCAGTGGAGGCCCCCATGCCCCTGTCCCCCACTATCCCCGGGGGGGCCCCATGCCCCTGTCCCCCGCTGCCCCCAATAGGCCCCATGCCCCTGTCCCCCGCTGCCCCAGGCCCCCAGTGGGCCCCATGCCCCTGTCCCCCACTATCCCCAGTGGGCCCCATGCCCCTGTCCCCCACAGCCTCCAGTGGAAGCCCCTGTGCCCCTGTCCCCCACTATCCCCGGGAGGGCCCCATGCCCCTGTCCCCCACTATCCCTGGGGGGGCCCCATGCCCCTGTCCCCCGCTGCCCCCAATAGGCCCCATGCCCCTGTCCCCTGCTGCCCCAGGCCCCCAGTGGGCCCCACGCCCCTGTCCCCCACAGCCTCCAGTGGGCCCCATGCCCCTGTCCCCCACAGCCTCCAGTGGAGGCCCCTGTGCCCCTGTCCCCCACTATCCCCGGGGGGGCCCCATGCCCCTGTCCCCCGCTGCCCCCAATAGGCCCCATGCCCCTGTCCCCCGCTGCCCCAGGCCCCCAGTGGGCCCCATGCCCCTGTCCCCCACTATCCCCAGTGGGCCCCATGCCCCTGTCCCCCACTATCCCCAGTGGGCCCCACGCCCCTGTCCCCCACTATCCCCAGTGAGTCCCATGCCCCTGTCCCCGCTATCCCCAGTGGGCCCCATGCCCCTGTCCCCCACTATCCCCA TGGGCCCCACGCCCCTGTCCCCCACAGCCTCCAGTGGGGGCCCCCGTGCCCCTGTCCCCCGCTGCCCCAGGCCCCCAGTGGGCCCCATGCCCCTGTCCCCCACTGCCCCCAGTGGGGGCCCCCGTGCCCCTGTCCCCCACTATCCCCCGGGGGGGCCCCATGCCCTGCCCCCCGCTGCCCACAGGGGCCGGGCTCACGGTGGCTTCTCTCCACAGGACCCTGCCTGCGGGTCTCGGGTCCTCCTCTGCGAGTAG